A single region of the Methylocystis echinoides genome encodes:
- a CDS encoding efflux RND transporter periplasmic adaptor subunit: MTLDKWLPRPLPKRLWLPAAAAAALLVGGLWVWKGPSLHSGGQPGTREKAQIVRQKGRIFIPEGSPFRSRIVVAPVQQKNISRSKVVTGTVEADPTRTVKILAPVAGRVAVLDVSLGDTVKKGQRLASIDSGDLAQAVADAEKARASVKLTKSALERATGLNKAGGLALKELEQAQNDYHQASSELKRAEARLDVIGDSGKVTGERQIILTSPIDGTITTLDTAPGDFIDNTTESMMTISNLEKVWVTASVQEKDLSFVQKDERVEVSLLAYPGEIFSGRVQVISQLLEADTRRNKVRISFENPHGIFKLNMFASVRFFAPAAQSVLVPPSALFVVHDDTSVFVEVAPWTFQRHAVVIEADYQGWTIVRGVEPDQRIVVKGGVLLND; the protein is encoded by the coding sequence GGTCTGGAAAGGGCCATCCCTGCATTCGGGTGGACAGCCGGGGACGCGCGAGAAGGCGCAGATCGTCCGCCAGAAGGGCCGGATCTTCATCCCCGAAGGCTCGCCCTTCCGCTCGCGCATCGTCGTCGCGCCGGTGCAGCAGAAGAACATCAGCCGCAGCAAGGTGGTGACCGGCACGGTGGAGGCCGACCCGACCCGCACGGTCAAGATTCTGGCGCCGGTGGCCGGTCGCGTCGCGGTGCTGGATGTTTCACTCGGCGACACGGTGAAAAAGGGCCAGCGGCTCGCCTCGATCGACTCGGGCGACCTCGCCCAGGCGGTCGCGGACGCGGAAAAGGCGCGGGCGTCGGTCAAGCTCACGAAAAGCGCGCTGGAACGCGCCACGGGCCTCAACAAGGCCGGCGGCCTTGCGCTGAAGGAGCTGGAGCAGGCGCAAAACGACTATCATCAGGCGTCGTCCGAACTGAAGCGCGCCGAGGCGCGTCTCGACGTGATCGGCGACAGCGGCAAGGTGACCGGCGAGCGCCAGATCATCCTCACCTCGCCCATCGACGGCACGATCACCACGCTCGACACCGCGCCCGGCGATTTCATCGACAATACGACCGAGTCCATGATGACCATCTCCAATCTGGAGAAGGTCTGGGTGACGGCGAGCGTGCAGGAGAAGGATTTGTCCTTCGTCCAGAAGGACGAGCGGGTGGAAGTGTCGCTCCTCGCCTATCCGGGCGAAATCTTCTCGGGGCGCGTGCAGGTGATCAGCCAGTTGCTCGAGGCCGACACGCGCCGCAACAAGGTGCGCATCTCCTTCGAGAATCCGCACGGCATCTTCAAGCTCAACATGTTCGCCTCGGTGCGCTTCTTCGCGCCGGCGGCGCAGAGCGTTCTGGTTCCGCCGTCGGCGCTGTTCGTTGTCCACGATGACACCAGCGTCTTCGTCGAGGTCGCGCCCTGGACCTTCCAGCGCCACGCGGTCGTGATCGAAGCGGATTATCAGGGCTGGACGATCGTGCGCGGCGTCGAGCCCGACCAGCGAATTGTCGTGAAGGGCGGGGTGCTCCTGAATGATTGA